Genomic window (Lewinellaceae bacterium):
TTACCTTGTACCTATCCCAGGATCATCTTGCGGATCAGGGAAATTTGTCCCAAATGATAGTAACTGTGCTCAATAACGCCTTCGATATTCCTGCGGTAAGTTCCGTATTTCTCGTCTACGAAAACTTCCTCTAATTTTTCATCCGGCATATTTTCTACATGATCGGCAAACTTTTCCGCATTGGCCCACATGTTATTCAGTAGGTTGTCCCAATCCTCTTTTGACCGGATAGGGGGCTGGTCAAAACTATATTTATCCCGAATCTCAAGGGATTTGAATTTTCTATTGGTGATTTTTTAATTGCCCCGCACTACTCCCCGTACGGCACCCAAATATTCTTCACCTGCGTGGCCTGCCGCAGAAACACCTCCCCCACCCCGTGGGCCGGGTTGGCCCAGTCTCGGTATTTACCGTGGCTCACCCAGGTACGTTTCATATTCTCTGCCGAGTCGTGTTCCACCATCTGGCTGCCGGCTTTGCTGCCGAAGTACCAGATGCCGTCCACGTCGTCGTGGTTGGCGAGCACTTTGGCCAGTGCATCCTGATTGCCGGTGACGATGTTGAGCACGCCGCCGGGCAAGTCGGAGGTGTCCAGCACCTGGTAGAAATCGGTGGCGGACAAGGGGAAGGACTGGGAAGGAACGGCCACCACCCGGTTGCCCGTGGCGATGGGCGGGATCACGGTGGAGATAAAGCCCAGCAGGGGCGACTCGTCCGGGCAGGCGACGGCCATCACGCCGATGGGCTCGGGCATGGCCAGAGTGACGTTGCGCGAAACGGTATGGTGCACGGCGCCGTCATATTTATCGGCCATGGCAGCGTAGTAAAAGATGCGCTCGATGGAGGCATCTACCTCTTTTTGGGCGTCCGCCGTCTGGCAGCCCGTCATGTCGACGAGGCGGCGTACGAATTCCCGTGCCCGGGCGGCCAGGTTCTCGGCAATGAAGTAGAGCACCTGTGCCCTGGAATGGCCGGTAGTGGTTGCCCAACTGCGGGCGGCATGGGCGGCCTCCACGGCGTTGCGGATGTCTTTGCGGTTGCCCTCTCCCACCTCGCCGATGAGGTGGCCGTTGGCGCTTTTGATGGGGATGCTGTAGCCTCCGTCCGGGCGGGCCTGCTTGCCGCCGATGTACATTTTGGGCGTCCGGTCGATCGAAGGCAGGGCAGGCAGGCCGTTTTCTGCTGCTTTCGACTTGGCTATGCCCAGCCGGATGGGTTTGTCCTGGAAATCGTCTTCCACCTTCGGCTTGACGTATTCGTACAGCCCCTCCTTGCCTCCTTCCCGGCCAAAGCCCGATTCGCGGTACCCGCCGAAGCCGGAGGCGGCGTCAAATACATTGGTGCAGTTGATCCAAACGGTGCCCGCCTTGACCTTGGGAGCTATGTCCAACGCAAGGTTGATGTTCTCGGTCCAGACGCTGGCGGCCAGGCCGTAACGAGTATTGTTGGCCAGTTGTACCGCCTCGGCCGGGGTGCGGAACGTCATCGCCACCAGCACGGGACCAAAAATCTCTTCCTGGGCGATGGTGTGCGAAGGAGACACTTCCGTGAACAGCGTGGGCGGGTAAAAATAGCCCTCCGTCGGGCAGGCCCAGGAGGGCTGCCACAGGCTGGCGCCCTGATCGACGCCTTTCTGCACCAGTTCTTCAATGGTTTTGAGCTGCACCGGCGCCACGATGGCGCCGATGTCGATGCCTTTGTCCAGCGGGTTGCCCACGCGCAGTTTTTCCATGCGGGCGCGAATCTTTTTATACAGTTTATCCGCAATGCTCTCCTGCACCAACAGGCGGGAGCCAGCGCAGCAGACCTGCCCCTGGTTGAACCAGATGGCGTCGACCACGCCTTCCACCACGCTGTCGAGGTCGGAGTCTTCGAAAACGATAAAGGGGGATTTGCCACCCAGCTCCAGGGACAGTTTTTTGCCCGAGCCGGCAGTGGCCTTGCGGATGATGCGGCCTACTTCCGTCGACCCGGTAAAGGCGATCTTATCGATGCCCTTATGCGCCGTCATGGCGGCGCCGGTCTCGCCTGCTCCGGTGATGATGTTGACTACGCCGGGAGGCAGGCCGATGTTCTGGCATATCTCAGCAAACAGCAGCGCGGTCAGAGATGTAAACTCCGCAGGCTTTAACACCACGGTATTGCCCATGGCCAGGGCGGGCGCTATTTTCCAGGCCAGCATCAGCAGCGGAAAGTTCCAGGGGATGATCTGTCCGACGACGCCTACTTCTTTATAATCCGGCAATTCGGTGTCCCGCAGTTGCGCCCAGCCGGCGTGGTGGTAGAAATGGCGGGCCACCAGGGGGATGTCGATGTCCCGGGTTTCGCGGATGGGCTTGCCGTTGTCCAGGGATTCCAGGACGGCAAAGAGGCGGCTGTGCTTCTGCACCTGCCGGGCCAGAGCGTAGAGGTAGCGGGCCCGGGCGTGGCCGCTGAGGGCTGCCCATTCCGGCAACGCCTTTCGGGCGGCCGACACGGCGCGGTCCACGTCCTTTTTGCCGGCTTCCGCAATTTTGGCCAGGAATTCTTTATTGGCTGGGTTGAAGCTCTCGAAATATTTTTTGGATTTCGGGTTCTCCCACTCGCCGTTTATGAACAGCTGGAATTCATTGTTGCGGGCCTTCAGCCATTGATCGGCAGCCTCGCGGCTTTCGGGGGCGGGCCCGTATTCCATGGTGTCGTATATTTTTTGAATCTTCATGGTTATAGTGGTTATGGAACGCAGATAGACGCGGATGCAACAGATACCCACCGATTTGTCTTCCCAAAATCCGCGCAAATCCGCCGCATCTGCGTTAATCCGCGTTCTATTAAAGCCATTAACTCATTGGATGGCGGTATGCCGCCGAGTACCTGCCCGTCACATAGTGCTCCAGCTGGCGTTCGATGTCAGTCAGCAGGCTGCTGGCGCCGAAGCGGAACAGATCGGGGGTTAGCCAGTCGTTGCCCAGTTCTTCTTTTATCAGAATAAGCCACTCCAAAGCCTGCTTGGCGCTGCGGATGCCGCCGGCGGGCTTGAAGCCCACCTTGAAGCCCGTCCTTTCGTGGAACTCCCGGATGGCGCGCACCATCACCAGGCTAACCGGCAGGGTGGCGTTCACGCTTTCCTTGCCGGTGCTGGTCTTGATGAAATCGGCGCCCGCCATCATGCAGACGTGGCTGGCTTTGGCTACATTCGTCAGGGTGGCCAGCTCGCCGGTGGCGAGAATGGCTTTGACGTGGGCCGGGCCGCAGGCTTCCCGGAAGGCGGCCATTTCTTCGTAGAGCTTTTCCCACTCCCCCCTCAGCACATGGGCGCGGCTGATCACGATGTCGATCTCCCGGGCGCCCGCCCGGACCGATTCTTTGATCTCGCTGAGTTTTTGTTTCATGGAAATCTGCCCCGCCGGAAAGCCGGTGGATACGGCGGCGACGGGGATGTCCGTGCCCTTTAGCGCCTCTACGGCCGTTTCGATCAGGTTGTGGTACACGCAGACGGCGCCGGTGTGCAGTTTCATATCTCCTACTCCCAGGCTGTCCATCAGGTCCTGCCGCACCGGCTGCCGTGCTTTGGCGCAGAGGCGGACGACGTTGCCGGGCGTATCGTCCCCCGCCAGCGTAGTCAGGTCGATGCAGGAGATGGCGCGCAGCAGCCAGGCGGCCTGCCATTCCTTCTTGACCGTACGCCGCTTGCCCAGGGTGCCCGCCCGGCGCTCCACCGCCGAGCGGTTGATGCGGATGCCTTTGATCACGTCCAGATCGAGGGGCAGGATGGGGAGGCGGGTGGGGGCTTCGGTTGGTTCTTTATGTTTTACGTTGTTTTTCATCTATTAACGAATTGTCTATGGCTAAGCTACTACTTTAGGTTTGAATTCGCAACCACGCAAAAAGCCTGGCGTTGCATTCAATCGTTAACATTCAGCAACCAACCCCCAACTTACTCGGGGGTGATACAGTCAAATGTCGCTTCCGGGTAAGCTTGCTGCCAGGGGGCATATATCGCGATTTCCGCCGATTAGGCACGAGGAAAGAATAAAGTGTTCAATTATGGGGCAGTAATTTTTGTGCCAGGCAAGGCGCGAAGAATGAGGATAGCCAAAGCTACCTGAGTGATGAGCAACGCAGCATGGCGCAAAAAGTACAAGCCAGAATGGACAGTTTATTCTTTCGTCGTGCCTTAAACCCAACAATTAGCGCTATTTCCGAGGGTTCGTCATCAAAATTCGGCTTCACCAGCCTGTCAGGAAATCCCAAGGTACAACGCCGCCGCCAGCACCCCTCCCACCACCGGCCCCACCACCGGTATCCAGGCATAGTCCCAGTTGCTGCCGCCTTTATCGCTGACCGGCAGCAG
Coding sequences:
- the deoC gene encoding deoxyribose-phosphate aldolase gives rise to the protein MKNNVKHKEPTEAPTRLPILPLDLDVIKGIRINRSAVERRAGTLGKRRTVKKEWQAAWLLRAISCIDLTTLAGDDTPGNVVRLCAKARQPVRQDLMDSLGVGDMKLHTGAVCVYHNLIETAVEALKGTDIPVAAVSTGFPAGQISMKQKLSEIKESVRAGAREIDIVISRAHVLRGEWEKLYEEMAAFREACGPAHVKAILATGELATLTNVAKASHVCMMAGADFIKTSTGKESVNATLPVSLVMVRAIREFHERTGFKVGFKPAGGIRSAKQALEWLILIKEELGNDWLTPDLFRFGASSLLTDIERQLEHYVTGRYSAAYRHPMS
- a CDS encoding aldehyde dehydrogenase family protein, with amino-acid sequence MKIQKIYDTMEYGPAPESREAADQWLKARNNEFQLFINGEWENPKSKKYFESFNPANKEFLAKIAEAGKKDVDRAVSAARKALPEWAALSGHARARYLYALARQVQKHSRLFAVLESLDNGKPIRETRDIDIPLVARHFYHHAGWAQLRDTELPDYKEVGVVGQIIPWNFPLLMLAWKIAPALAMGNTVVLKPAEFTSLTALLFAEICQNIGLPPGVVNIITGAGETGAAMTAHKGIDKIAFTGSTEVGRIIRKATAGSGKKLSLELGGKSPFIVFEDSDLDSVVEGVVDAIWFNQGQVCCAGSRLLVQESIADKLYKKIRARMEKLRVGNPLDKGIDIGAIVAPVQLKTIEELVQKGVDQGASLWQPSWACPTEGYFYPPTLFTEVSPSHTIAQEEIFGPVLVAMTFRTPAEAVQLANNTRYGLAASVWTENINLALDIAPKVKAGTVWINCTNVFDAASGFGGYRESGFGREGGKEGLYEYVKPKVEDDFQDKPIRLGIAKSKAAENGLPALPSIDRTPKMYIGGKQARPDGGYSIPIKSANGHLIGEVGEGNRKDIRNAVEAAHAARSWATTTGHSRAQVLYFIAENLAARAREFVRRLVDMTGCQTADAQKEVDASIERIFYYAAMADKYDGAVHHTVSRNVTLAMPEPIGVMAVACPDESPLLGFISTVIPPIATGNRVVAVPSQSFPLSATDFYQVLDTSDLPGGVLNIVTGNQDALAKVLANHDDVDGIWYFGSKAGSQMVEHDSAENMKRTWVSHGKYRDWANPAHGVGEVFLRQATQVKNIWVPYGE